One genomic segment of Flavobacteriaceae bacterium includes these proteins:
- a CDS encoding response regulator: MPYINLKQILLRELVSCLYAKTMDKIKIAIVENNQLIADLLKDFLEKVREFHILHVSYSGNSFLEKIDTCTLPDILILDIRMQEGSGIEVIEKLKKLNIDIKILVLSSYYDSHYLSYMFKLGVHAFLPKEIKKEKLVEIIFNLQSDGYYFNRDQMEALQKQIAVKVSSIPLHAKDSLTPREVDVLKLLCYQLTAKAIAEKLFISKKTVETHKSNLLLKTGAKNIAGLIIFAAQNGFININQIFL, encoded by the coding sequence ATGCCATATATAAATTTAAAACAAATACTCCTTCGGGAACTCGTTTCCTGCTTATATGCAAAAACCATGGACAAGATAAAAATAGCCATAGTTGAAAATAATCAATTGATTGCAGATTTACTAAAAGACTTTCTGGAAAAAGTTCGGGAATTTCATATCCTACATGTATCCTATAGTGGAAATTCTTTCCTGGAAAAAATAGATACATGTACGCTTCCTGATATACTTATATTAGATATTAGAATGCAAGAAGGTAGTGGTATTGAAGTAATAGAAAAACTTAAAAAACTAAACATTGATATCAAAATCCTTGTGCTATCTTCTTATTACGATTCCCACTACTTAAGCTATATGTTTAAACTGGGTGTGCATGCTTTCTTGCCAAAAGAAATTAAAAAAGAAAAATTGGTTGAAATAATTTTTAATCTTCAATCTGATGGTTATTATTTTAATCGAGATCAAATGGAAGCATTACAAAAACAAATTGCTGTAAAAGTCTCAAGTATTCCTCTACATGCAAAAGATTCTTTAACCCCCAGAGAGGTTGATGTCTTAAAACTATTATGCTATCAACTTACGGCAAAAGCAATTGCTGAAAAACTGTTCATTAGTAAAAAAACCGTTGAAACTCATAAATCAAATCTCTTATTAAAAACAGGAGCAAAGAACATTGCGGGGCTGATTATTTTTGCTGCTCAAAATGGGTTTATAAATATAAATCAAATTTTTTTGTGA
- a CDS encoding helix-turn-helix domain-containing protein, which yields MKFNEKIKTLRKASNMSQKDLAEKIHIHVTHLSKMENGHLLPSIDIVQRLMKVFAVSADNLLNDNENSVVELENHELNEQLMLINQLDEDEKNALIKIINSMLTKKRMKDLLDGKAKF from the coding sequence ATGAAGTTTAACGAGAAAATTAAAACATTACGCAAGGCTTCTAATATGAGTCAAAAGGATTTGGCTGAGAAAATACATATTCATGTTACCCATTTATCTAAAATGGAAAATGGTCATTTATTACCTTCTATTGATATTGTACAGCGTTTAATGAAAGTGTTTGCTGTTAGTGCAGACAACCTCTTAAATGATAATGAAAATAGTGTAGTAGAATTAGAAAACCACGAACTTAATGAGCAATTAATGCTTATTAACCAATTGGATGAAGATGAGAAAAATGCACTTATTAAAATTATAAACTCAATGCTTACCAAAAAAAGAATGAAAGATTTATTGGATGGAAAAGCGAAGTTTTAA